The sequence TTAATATTGATTATATGAACGCTGTTGCTAAAGAAGCAGGATTTAAGGTTATCATCAAAAATACTGCATGGGATGGAATCTTTGCTGGTGTTGAAGCTGGTAAATACGATGCCATAATCTCTTCAGTAACGATCACTGACAAACGCAAAAAAGCAATGGACTTTTCATTGCCCTATGTAAATGCAGGTCAGGTACTTGTTGTTCCTGTTGCGTCGACGGCAAAAGTCATTGCAGATCTTAAGGGTAAAAAATTAGGTGCTCAGATTGGTACCACCGGCGCAATGGAAATCAAAAAAGTAAAAGGTGTTGAGCTGAAATCTTATGATGAAATCGGTCTTACCTTTGAAGACATGGCAGCAGGAAGAATTGATGGCGTTGTTTGTGATACACCAATTGCTGCGAATTATGCACTTCAGAAAGAAAGCTACAAAGGTAAATTTAAAATTGCCGGTAAATCTTTTACGGAAGAAAACTACGGCATCGTTGTTAAAAAAGGAAATAAAGAGCTTCTTGACCTGATCAACAAAGGTATCAAGGCCGTACAGGCTAAAGGTATCGACAAGCAGCTTGAAAAAAAATGGCTGGAGTAATTAAATTTGTACACAAAGCCTGATGCTTATGGTTAGAGTCTGTTTAAAAATTGATGAATCGGCTGCGATCTCCTTTTCATGGGAGTTCGCTTCGATCCCCTGATTTTTATACAGGCTTTCAGGCTTTTTTGATGGCGTCGTAAAAAGTTCCAAAGCCATGGTTATCCATTTAGACAAGGAAAAAAAGAAAACATGCCAATGTCTGGTAGTACTGAAAATCCCAAAAAAATAGAAATTTCTGAAGGTGGGGCAATTCCAAAAAAAGATGATATCGGATTGTTCACTGCCTGGCGGGTGGCCTTTGTCGGTGCCATATCAATTATTGTTGCACTCGTCTATTTTAAACCTGAACCGTACCTTGACATAATAAAATTTCTACCGGATGGAATTTATGTAACGTTCAAAGTAACCATTGCATCAATTCTTTTGTCACTGTTATTTGGTCTGATTGCAGGGCTTGGAAGAATCTCCCAAAATATGTTCATCAACGGGATTGCGTCCCTTTATGTTGAAATTATCAGAGGAATTCCGCTTCTGGTTCAGCTTTTTTACATCTACTTTGCATTGGGGAAATTTGTTAAACTTCCTGCTGAAGTCTGCGCAATCATTGCCATGTCGATCTGTTACGGAGCCTATATGGCAGAAATTTTCAGAGCCGGTATCGATGCCATTCCAAAAGGCCAGACAGAAGCAGCCAGATCGCTGGGGATGACTTCGTCACAAACAACAAGGCATGTTATCCTGCCACAGGCAGTAAAAACCATACTGCCTCCTGTTGGAAATGAATTTATCGCCCTTTTAAAGGATTCCTCACTTGTTTCAATCCTTGCAGTCTCCGATCTTTTAAGGCGGGGGAGAGAATACGCATCCGAATCATTTGATTATTTTGAAACATACACAATGGTAGCCCTTATCTACCTTGTAATCACATTGATCCTGTCAAAACTTGTGGGCATTATGGAGGATAAGATAAGTGACGATGAATAGCAAAACCCTTGTACATATAAAAAATGTCAATAAATTCTACGGCGACTTAAAAGCACTCGATAACGTTTCACTGGACATTCATGATGGTGAGACAGTGGTTATCATCGGACCGAGCGGCTCCGGTAAAAGTACACTCTTAAGGTCAATCAACCAGCTTGAAACGATTGATGCCGGTAAAATTATCATCGATGGTGTTGATATTTACGATGAGACAACCGATATTAATAAAGTTCGTGAAGAAGTCGGAATGGTCTTCCAGTCTTTTAACGTCTTTCCCCATAAAACGGTCATGGAAAACCTGAACCTTGCCCAGGTTGTTGTCAGAAAACGAACCGTTGAAGACGCAACCGGTATTTCAAAAAAACTACTTGAAAAAGTAGGTATTTTTGAAAAAGCAAATGAATATCCGGGTAAACTTTCCGGTGGTCAGCAGCAGAGGGTTGCCATTGCAAGAGCCCTTGCCATGACCCCGAAAATAATGCTCTTTGATGAGCCCACCTCAGCCCTAGATCCTGAAATGATCGGTGAAGTTTTAGATGTTATGACCAAGCTCGCCAAAGAAGGGATGACAATGGTTGTTGTCACGCATGAAATGGGGTTTGCAAGGGAAGTTGCAGACAGAATCATCTTCATGGACCACGGTGCCATTGTTGAACAGGGAACGCCGGATGAATTTTTCGATCACACTGAAAATGAGCGTGCCAAGCTGTTCCTGAGCCAAATTTTATAAAAATTAAATTTTAAAAAATAATTTTGCGAATCCGGTTAAGGTTTTTGTCAGGTTGTCCAGCAGATCTGATTTCAGATTCCAGCAATGCCAGTAAAGGTCTACAGGTACATTAAAGTCGGGCAGCAGGTCAATGATTTTTCCACTTTTCAGAAGTGGTCTGCTTTGCTGGTCCGGCAGGGCGCCGTAGGCTATACCTTGCGCGATAAACTCTGCAAATTTTTCCACTGAAGGGACGTAGTGGGCCAAAAAATCCGGAGATTTCAGGCCTAAGGCTTTCAGCAAAAGTTTGTGGTGCAGTGAGTCTTGCCTGTCAAAGATAACCGCCGGGGCCTGCTGAACATTTTCGGCATTCAGGCCTTTGGGAAACCAGCAGGCTGCAAACTGCCGTGTTGCCGTCATGTGGTAATGCATGCGGCCGAGGTATTCAATTTTTGATCCCTGCATGGGTTGCGCCAGGGTGCTGATGCAGCCCATTACCTCCCCGTTTTTAAACAGTTTATGGGTCTGCTCCTGGTCGTTAACACGAATATCAAGCAACACCTTTTCCTTGATTAAAAACGGACGGACGGCCTCTAAAAACCACAAAGCAAGGCTGTCTGCATTGACACCTATGGTCAGGGATGAAAATTCCCGGGTGCCGGAATCATTTATCTGCCTTGCCAGATCATCCTCAAGTCTTTTGACCTGCAGATAGTGCTTGATCAGTTTTTGACCGGCAACGGTTGCTTTGGGCGGGGTCGTGCGTGCAATCAACACCTGGCCTGTTGCCTGTTCAAGCTGTTTCAGACGCTGGGAAACAGCAGACTGGGTTATGTGCAATACCTTGGCGGCCTTGTCAAAACCGCCTTCCGTGGAAACCATGGCCAACGCTTCAATGAGTTTATAATCAAACATGAAATATTATTAGCAAGATTTATGGTAAATAAAAACAATTAATTTTACTTTTGAATTCTGTTGTCATATTTTTGCCTGGGATTGATTCTATTGTAGGCCATTTTTCGTAGGGGCAATCCCTCTGTGGTTGCCCTCGTTAGGGCAGGCACGGTGGCCTGCCCCTACAGCGGCCAACGTTAAAACCAATCCCTTTTGCCTCATTTAACACATGAAAATTTCAAGGAGGAGAAATGATAGCACCATTTTTACAGGGTTTTGGTACCGGCGGCGGATTGATTGTGGCCATTGGCGCACAAAACGCCTTTGTCCTTTCCCAAGGCGTTCGTAAAAATCATCATTTAGTTGTCGCATTGATCTGCATTATTTGTGACGCGGTTTTTATTTCAGCAGGCGTGGCAGGCTTCGGCTCTTTTGTGTCTGGTAATCCCCTTTTTTCGCAATGGGTAACCTGGGGCGGGGCAGGTTTTCTTATTTTTTATGGTTTCGGGTCATTTCGTTCCGCTGTGAAAGGAGGGCGACTGGAGGCCCGGGACAACGCCGTACGGTCATTGGGAACTGCGGTAATCGCAACGTTGGCGGTTACCCTGCTCAACCCGCATTTTTATCTGGATACGGTCATTCTTCTGGGCAGTATAAGCAGTCAATTTCACGGGCAGATGCGCCTGTATTTCTGGATCGGGGCGGTTTGCGCATCGGTCATATGGTTTATCAGCTTAAGCCTTGGCGGACAGATGCTGGCCCCCTTGTTTCAAAAACAGATATCCTGGCGAATCCTTGACAGCCTGGTTTGCTTAACCATGTGGTTCATTGCAGGATCGCTGATTATGCATCAGGTTTGATTGTAGCATGGCTCTTATCTATTCGAAAGCCTGTAAAGATTTCACAAATTTTTGACATTTATTTCACGCGGACTTGACGCACATTTTTTTATACTTCCTACAAAAATAATGCACTCAGGAGATAAAAAAATGCAAACATGGTCCGCGAAAAGGATAAAAGAAGCCATTGCCAAGGAGCGCCTGGGCACAGGATCATACAGTGATGTCCCTAATTTTAAAGCTGCTCATGGAAGCCAGCCCCAATGTGGTGTCCCGCCAGGACATGGAACATGCCCTGTGGGGGGATATGCCGCCGGGAAGCGATGTGCTTCGAAGCCATTTGTACAACCTGAGGAAAAAGGTGGATAAACCCTTTGACCATACCCTGATCCATACGGTTCACGGGGTGGGATTTCAACTAAAGGAATGAGACCGAAATAATTTGACCTGGGAGCGCAGGCGTCCCGCCTGCATTTTTATTGCAGGCGGGACGCCTGCGCTCCCGGATATATCAAAATGGGCAAATTATTTAAAATCCGTTCCTACAGGAATAAACGTTCGATGAAATTTTATCATAGTCTTAAGTTCAGGCTTGTGGCAACTTTTCTGATATTTGGCACATTGCTGGTTGTTTTTAACGGGATTATTACATTCCTTCTCATGGGCCGGAATGTCGGCCGGCTTGTGGACAATCTTCTTGAAACGGAAATAGATTATTTTTTATACCAGTATGAAAAAGACCAAACCACGGCCTTACCACACTCCAGATTTATAAACGCTTTCAAGGGCCTTGACCAAATCCCGGAACATTTTTCAGACCTATTCAAGGGGCTTGAACCCGGGGTATACACGCTCATGGATAAAAACACGCACAGACCTGTACATGTCGGTGTGGTGCAATTGCCCGATACCAGCGATATATATTATTTTATTTTCCACGGCAGGGCGTTTTTTGAGGAAAATGATTTTTTAAATCCCCGTCAGATTCTCATGCTTTCTTTGGCACTGCTTTTGATTCCCGGAAGCATTATCGGCATCGTTGCCGTCCGCATGCTGTTCAAACCCATGAAGCTGCTCATGGAAAAGATCAGAGACCTTAATCCTGAAAATATCCCGGAAAAATGGGTTGAGGGCTCAAGGAAAGGAGAAATCGGGAGGCTTACCGCCAATATCGAATCGGCCATGACCCGGATCAGGGAATTTATCACACGGGAAAAACAGTTTACCCGGGATGCCAGCCATGAATTGCGAACCCCGTTGACCATTATCAAAGGGGCAGTGGAAATCATGGAAACCCAGCCGGAAATAGAGGCCAATTCCCTGTTGAAAAAACCGCTGGGCCGGATATCAAAATCGGTCAGGGATATGGAAATCACTATTGAAACCTTTTTGTGGCTGGCCCGGGAGGAAAACGAGCCGGATGAAACCTGCCGGGTGGGCAGTGCAATTGAAAAGGCGGTTGCCAATACAAAATATTTGATTGAGAACAAAGATGTTGACGTCAATATTGATATTCGTGAAAATCCAACACTGAACGTAAAAGAGGAAATTTTATATATTGTCGTGGCCAACCTGGTCCGCAATGCATTTCAGTTTACAACTAAAGGGTCTGTAACGATTGTATCCCAATCCCATGGAATCACAATTACGGATACCGGCATGGGAATTGCCCCGGAGCGCCTGGATTCCGTGACCCAATCCCATATCAAATGAATTTTAAAGCATTTGTCTAAGATTTTCCAGGCCTGACAACAGGCCATAGTACCGGAATTCATCCAACGCTCCCGTTAAAATCTGCCCAGGAAAGCACCATCACAACTCCCCCATGAAAGTTAGTCGAGACTGTATTATTAGAATTGCCTGTATTTCCAATAATATCATTGAGGCTTTGCGAAGGATGTTATATTTTTATTAGAGTTTTATTAGAATAATATTTGGAAAAGATATGGCCATGTGGCTCAAGAAAAAAACATACGGATGGCTGATACTTATCCTTATCATAGGATCGGCGGGGCTTCGCTGCCTGTCTGCCATTGCCCTTGTCGGCGCACAGCCTGCGGTCCACGGGAGCAACAAGGTGTATGTGGCCTTTGGATTTCACGGTAATCTATACCACTCTTTTCGCGGGGACACCAACGATGAAAACGGATTTGGCAAGGATATACGAGTCATCCGTCATATCCTTGCCACCCTGGACCGGTTTAATGAGCAGGGAGTTCCGGTAAGGGCTTCTTGGGAATTTGACAATCATTTTTCCCTGGAACACCTATTGCCGGAACATGCACCGGATATTATCAAGGGAGTAAAACGCCGGGTGTCGCAAGGACGGGATGAGGTGTTGCTGATGTCCTACAACAACGGGCTTGCATCTGCCATGACCCGGGAGGAATTCACCGATGCGGTGAACTGGTCCATATCCAATCCCTGGGGCAGCGGGGTAAAAGATATTTTCGGCAGCTACAGCCCCATTGTCCGCCCCCAGGAGATGATGACCACCCCTGGAAATTTTGAGATCTATAAAGAATCCGGTGTCAAAGCGGTATCTCTGTATTACAGTGCCACCCCTTTTGATGCCTTCCGGGTATTTTCCAGAGAATTGACTCAGGAAGAGGCCCACAATCCCCTTACCTATACAAATGACCAGACCGGCGAAGAAATCCTGTTAATTCCCACATATCACATCGGTGATTTGGTTGAAAACGTCAGCCTGGGTCAGTGGGTCCGTAACCTTCACCGGATGCAGCGCCAAGGGGCGATTCGCAGGGATGTGCTGGTCTTTATCAACTTTGATGCGGATTCCGAATTCTGGACCGGGGCAGACCGGCTAAAATGGCCGCTGAACCAGCTGCCCAATACCAGAGGCCTTGAAGGACTGATCAAAGAAGTGCAGAATC comes from uncultured Desulfobacter sp. and encodes:
- a CDS encoding helix-turn-helix domain-containing protein, giving the protein MSLILKLLMEASPNVVSRQDMEHALWGDMPPGSDVLRSHLYNLRKKVDKPFDHTLIHTVHGVGFQLKE
- a CDS encoding LysR family transcriptional regulator ArgP translates to MFDYKLIEALAMVSTEGGFDKAAKVLHITQSAVSQRLKQLEQATGQVLIARTTPPKATVAGQKLIKHYLQVKRLEDDLARQINDSGTREFSSLTIGVNADSLALWFLEAVRPFLIKEKVLLDIRVNDQEQTHKLFKNGEVMGCISTLAQPMQGSKIEYLGRMHYHMTATRQFAACWFPKGLNAENVQQAPAVIFDRQDSLHHKLLLKALGLKSPDFLAHYVPSVEKFAEFIAQGIAYGALPDQQSRPLLKSGKIIDLLPDFNVPVDLYWHCWNLKSDLLDNLTKTLTGFAKLFFKI
- a CDS encoding basic amino acid ABC transporter substrate-binding protein encodes the protein MKLFRLITVLCAISSLFVMAIPGNGFAGETQRVVTVASDATWPPMEMIDENKNLVGFNIDYMNAVAKEAGFKVIIKNTAWDGIFAGVEAGKYDAIISSVTITDKRKKAMDFSLPYVNAGQVLVVPVASTAKVIADLKGKKLGAQIGTTGAMEIKKVKGVELKSYDEIGLTFEDMAAGRIDGVVCDTPIAANYALQKESYKGKFKIAGKSFTEENYGIVVKKGNKELLDLINKGIKAVQAKGIDKQLEKKWLE
- a CDS encoding HAMP domain-containing sensor histidine kinase, whose product is MKFYHSLKFRLVATFLIFGTLLVVFNGIITFLLMGRNVGRLVDNLLETEIDYFLYQYEKDQTTALPHSRFINAFKGLDQIPEHFSDLFKGLEPGVYTLMDKNTHRPVHVGVVQLPDTSDIYYFIFHGRAFFEENDFLNPRQILMLSLALLLIPGSIIGIVAVRMLFKPMKLLMEKIRDLNPENIPEKWVEGSRKGEIGRLTANIESAMTRIREFITREKQFTRDASHELRTPLTIIKGAVEIMETQPEIEANSLLKKPLGRISKSVRDMEITIETFLWLAREENEPDETCRVGSAIEKAVANTKYLIENKDVDVNIDIRENPTLNVKEEILYIVVANLVRNAFQFTTKGSVTIVSQSHGITITDTGMGIAPERLDSVTQSHIK
- a CDS encoding LysE/ArgO family amino acid transporter → MIAPFLQGFGTGGGLIVAIGAQNAFVLSQGVRKNHHLVVALICIICDAVFISAGVAGFGSFVSGNPLFSQWVTWGGAGFLIFYGFGSFRSAVKGGRLEARDNAVRSLGTAVIATLAVTLLNPHFYLDTVILLGSISSQFHGQMRLYFWIGAVCASVIWFISLSLGGQMLAPLFQKQISWRILDSLVCLTMWFIAGSLIMHQV
- a CDS encoding amino acid ABC transporter ATP-binding protein, giving the protein MNSKTLVHIKNVNKFYGDLKALDNVSLDIHDGETVVIIGPSGSGKSTLLRSINQLETIDAGKIIIDGVDIYDETTDINKVREEVGMVFQSFNVFPHKTVMENLNLAQVVVRKRTVEDATGISKKLLEKVGIFEKANEYPGKLSGGQQQRVAIARALAMTPKIMLFDEPTSALDPEMIGEVLDVMTKLAKEGMTMVVVTHEMGFAREVADRIIFMDHGAIVEQGTPDEFFDHTENERAKLFLSQIL
- a CDS encoding amino acid ABC transporter permease; translated protein: MSGSTENPKKIEISEGGAIPKKDDIGLFTAWRVAFVGAISIIVALVYFKPEPYLDIIKFLPDGIYVTFKVTIASILLSLLFGLIAGLGRISQNMFINGIASLYVEIIRGIPLLVQLFYIYFALGKFVKLPAEVCAIIAMSICYGAYMAEIFRAGIDAIPKGQTEAARSLGMTSSQTTRHVILPQAVKTILPPVGNEFIALLKDSSLVSILAVSDLLRRGREYASESFDYFETYTMVALIYLVITLILSKLVGIMEDKISDDE